The Atlantibacter hermannii genomic interval GCAGATCGTTATCCCCAACTGAATGCCTCATCCGGGATCACATACAACGGTGGTCTGAAAGGTGACAAGCCGACCACACAGGAGTACGACGCGGGTCTGGAGCTCAGCTATGAGCTCGATTTTTTTGGCAAACTTAAGAACATGAGTGAGGCTGATCGCCAGAACTACTTTGCCAGCGAAGAAGCCCGTCGAGCCGTACACATCCTGCTGGTCTCCAACGTTTCACAGAGCTATTTCAGCCAGCAACTGGCGTACGAACAACTCCGTATTGCGCGGGAAACGCTGAAAAATTATGAACAGTCTTATGCATTCGTTGAGCAACAACTGGTGACCGGGAGTACGAACGTTCTGGCGCTTGAACAAGCCAGGGGGCAAATCGAAAGTACCCGCGCCGAAATAGCCAAACGAGAAGGCGATCTGGCTCAGGCAAACAATGCCCTGCAACTGGTGCTGGGAACGTACCGCGCAGTTCCGTCAGAAAAAGGGATTAAAGGTGGGGAGATCGCACCAGTAAAATTGCCACCAAATCTGTCGTCACAAATATTGCTGCAGCGTCCGGATATTATGGAAGCGGAATACCAGTTGAAAGCGGCTGATGCCAATATTGGCGCAGCGCGAGCGGCTTTTTTCCCGTCCATTACCCTGACCAGTGGTCTCTCCTCAAGCAGTACGGAGCTGTCCAGCCTCTTTACGTCAGGAAGTGGAATGTGGAATTTTATTCCTAAAATTGAAATTCCTATATTTAATGCTGGCAGGAACAAAGCCAATCTGAAGCTGGCTGAAATTCGCCAGCAACAGTCCGTGGTTAATTACGAACAAAAAATTCAGTCAGCCTTTAAGGATGTTTCCGACACGCTTGCGCTGCGCGACAGCCTTAGCCAGCAACTTGAGTCACAGCAGCGTTATCTTGATTCACTTCAGATAACTCTACAGCGTGCCAGAGGATTGTATGCAAGTGGTGCTGTCAGTTACATCGAAGTGCTGGATGCAGAACGTTCCCTCTTCGCGACGCAGCAAACCATTCTCGATCTTACCTATTCCCGACAGGTTAACGAAATTAATCTGTTTACCGCGCTGGGTGGCGGTTGGGTAGAGTAAATTTATTCAATTAATCAGGAAATTAAAATGCGTAATTCACTTAAAGCCGTTTTATTTGGTGCCTTCTCTGTCATGTTTTCTGCCGGTCTTCATGCTGAAACACATCAGCATGGCGATATGAATGCTGCCAGTGATGCTTCGGTACAGCAGGTTATCAAGGGCACCGGTATCGTTAAAGACATTGATATGAATAGTAAAAAAGATTACCATTTCGCACGAAGCAATCCCGGCGGTGGGCTGGCCTGCAATGACCATGCGCTTCACTTTTGTTAATGCAGACGACGCTATCAATGCCCTGAAAACCGGCAACCATGTCGATTTCTCGTTTATTCAGCAGGGCAATATCTCCTTACTCAAAAGCATTAACGTTACGCAATCCTGATTAACAGTCCGGAGCGAATACATCCAGTGCGCCTGAACATTCATTATGGGATTACTGTGAATGAATGATCGTGCGCATATGCCAGGTGTTTTGATTTTTCAGCGAGAAATTGTATGGCTTCTTTAAAGATAAAATATGCTGCAATAATTATCAGCAGCCTCATAGCAGGAGGGCTGATATCGGTTACTGCCTGGCAGTATTTAAACTCATCACAAAAAACAGTACCAGCAGAACAAAAGGCACCGGAGAAAAAGGTACTTTTCTGGTATGACCCTATGAAACCGGATACCAAATTTGATAAACCCGGAAAATCGCCTTTTATGGATATGGACCTTGTGCCGAAATATGCTGATGAAAGTGGCGATAAAAGCAGTGGCGGGATCCGTATCGATCCAACTCAGGTTCAGAATCTGGGATTAAAAACGCAAAAAGTCACGCGAGGAATGCTGAATTATTCTCAGACAATCCCGGCTAATGTCAGTTACAACGAATATCAGTTTGTCATTGTGCAGGCGCGTTCTGACGGTTTCGTCGAAAAAGTGTATCCCCTGACGATTGGCGATCATGTGAAGAAAGGCACTCCGCTTATCGATATCACCATTCCTGAATGGGTTGAGGCACAAAGTGAGTTTCTGCTGTTATCCGGTACAGGCGGTACGCCAACCCAGATAAAAGGGGTTCTGGAGCGACTTCGTCTGGCTGGTATGCCGGAAGAGGATATTCAAAGGCTGCGTTCAACCCGCACAATCCAGACCCGTTTTACCATTAAAGCACCTATTGATGGTGTCATTACTGCATTTGACCTGCGCACCGGCATGAATATTTCCAAAGATAAGGTGGTGGCTCAGATTCAGGGGATGGACCCGGTCTGGATCAGCGCTGCAGTGCCAGAATCTATCGCCTATCTGCTGAAAGATACGTCGCAGTTTGAAATTTCGGTACCGGCTTATCCGGATAAAACATTCCATGTCGAAAAATGGAACATTCTTCCCAGCGTGGATCAGACAACCCGCACGCTTCAGGTCCGCCTCCAGGTTACTAACAAGGATGAGTTTCTCAAGCCGGGCATGAATGCCTATCTCAAACTGAATACCCAAAGTCAGGAGATGCTGCTGATACCAAGCCAGGCC includes:
- the silC gene encoding copper/silver efflux system outer membrane protein CusC codes for the protein MFKLKLLSISTIFILAGCVSLAPEYQRPPAPVPQQFSLSKNSLTPAVNSYQDTGWRNFFVDPQVSRLIGEALNNNRDLRMAALKVEEARAQFNVTDADRYPQLNASSGITYNGGLKGDKPTTQEYDAGLELSYELDFFGKLKNMSEADRQNYFASEEARRAVHILLVSNVSQSYFSQQLAYEQLRIARETLKNYEQSYAFVEQQLVTGSTNVLALEQARGQIESTRAEIAKREGDLAQANNALQLVLGTYRAVPSEKGIKGGEIAPVKLPPNLSSQILLQRPDIMEAEYQLKAADANIGAARAAFFPSITLTSGLSSSSTELSSLFTSGSGMWNFIPKIEIPIFNAGRNKANLKLAEIRQQQSVVNYEQKIQSAFKDVSDTLALRDSLSQQLESQQRYLDSLQITLQRARGLYASGAVSYIEVLDAERSLFATQQTILDLTYSRQVNEINLFTALGGGWVE
- the silB gene encoding copper/silver efflux system membrane fusion protein CusB encodes the protein MASLKIKYAAIIISSLIAGGLISVTAWQYLNSSQKTVPAEQKAPEKKVLFWYDPMKPDTKFDKPGKSPFMDMDLVPKYADESGDKSSGGIRIDPTQVQNLGLKTQKVTRGMLNYSQTIPANVSYNEYQFVIVQARSDGFVEKVYPLTIGDHVKKGTPLIDITIPEWVEAQSEFLLLSGTGGTPTQIKGVLERLRLAGMPEEDIQRLRSTRTIQTRFTIKAPIDGVITAFDLRTGMNISKDKVVAQIQGMDPVWISAAVPESIAYLLKDTSQFEISVPAYPDKTFHVEKWNILPSVDQTTRTLQVRLQVTNKDEFLKPGMNAYLKLNTQSQEMLLIPSQAVIDTGKEQRVITVDDEGKFVPKQIHVLHESQQQSGIGSGLNEGDTVVVSGLFLIDSEANITGALERMRHPEKTENSMPAMSEQPVNMHSGH
- a CDS encoding copper-binding protein; the encoded protein is MRNSLKAVLFGAFSVMFSAGLHAETHQHGDMNAASDASVQQVIKGTGIVKDIDMNSKKDYHFARSNPGGGLACNDHALHFC